The DNA region taaagaccaagatgtagaatcagtttgggtggagataagtaatggcaaaggcaagaagtcacgtGTGGGTGTTGTTTATAGCCCCCCTAGCAGTAACCACTCTGCAGGACAGGGTGTACAGGGAGAAATATTTTttgcttgtgagaaaggaacagcgataatcatgagtGATTTTTATctgcatatagattggaagaatctgatttgcAAAGGTAGCCAGGAATATGAGTTCATTGAGTGCTTTCGGGTTGTTTCTTGTAGCAGCATGTTCCAGAGCCAACCGCAGAGCAGGCTATTCGAGATTTgacaatgtgtaatgagacaggattaattaataacctCATTGTAGGTAACAGAGATCAAAATATGATTTAATTTCAGGTTCAGTTTgaaggagagaagagtaagtctgagactagtgttttaaacttaaatcagGGCAATTACGAagccatgaagacagagctggctgaagtgaactgggaaattagtttaagggataggtcagtagagatgcagtggcagacttttaatgagatatttcataacacgcagcaaagatacattctagtgagaaagaaagactctagggaaaGGAAGTACCATCCGTGGATATCTAAGGAAGTTATATATAGCATCAAATTgacagaaaaagcatacaattcaacGAAGataagtggcaggtcagaagattggacagaatataaaaaaaacagcaaataatgacaaaaagaataataaggagggagaaattagagtacgagagaaagctagctagacatataaaaacagacagtaagagtttaGACAGGtagttaaaaaggaaaagagtaactaAAGTAAGCGTTGGTCCACTAGAGACTGAGTCTGGGAATTAAtcatggagaataaggaaatggcagatgaattgaacagatattttgcgtccgtcttacctgtcgaggatacaaataacatggcagaaataattgtgaatcaagagatgacacggagggaggaacttaaaacatttacaatcaccagggaaaggattctgaaaaaaatttagaactaaaagctgacaggtctccaggtcctgacggacttcatcctaggatcttaaaataagtggctgcagagatagtcgatGCCTTCgttttaattttccaaaataccctagattctggaagggttcaATTAGATTGGAAAAAACAAACAACTATAACTCCTctaatcaagaaaggagggagacagaaagcaggaaactacaggccagttaacttaATATCTGTCatgggaaaatgctcgaatctattGTTAAGGAGGTAATAGTAGGGCatgtagaaaatctcaatgcaatcagagtcaacgcggctttgtgaaagggaaatcgtgtttgactaatttattagagttatttgaggaagtgacaagcaacgtggataaaggaggccctgtggatgtggtgtacttggatttccagaaggattTTGACAggttgccacatcaaaggctactacagaaagtaagagctcatggtgcaggggtaacatattagcatggataaaggattggtttacttacaggaaacagagagtaggcataaatgggtcattttcaggttggcaagatggaaTGAGTGGAGTGCCGCAGGAATCATTTCATGGgactcaactgtttacaatctatatcaatgtcttggttgaagggaccgaatatatggttgctaaatttgctgatggcacaaatataggtaggaaagtaagttgtgaagaggacagaagtgtctgcaaagggatatagataggttaagtgaatggcaaaaatttgacagatggattataatttgggaaaatgtgaacttgtccactttggcaggaggaatagaaaagcagtatattacttaaatggagagagattgcagagctCTGAGGTACAgcgggatctgggtgtccgagtacatgaatcacaaaaagataGTTtgaaggtacagcaagtaattaggaatgcaaatggaatgttgtcatttattgcaaggggaatggaatataaaagtagagatgtgttgctgcagttgtacagggcattgatgaTGCCACATTTAGAATACTGCGAGCAGTTtcgatctccttatttaagataGGATATAATTGCTTTGGAAGTGGTTTagcgaaggttcacttgactgattcctggaatgaggcgGTAATCTTATGattaaaggttggacaagttgggcctgtatacaatggagtttagaagaatgagaggtgatcttattgaaacatataagatcgtgaggggacttgaaggggtagatgctgacaggatgtttgcccttgtgggagagacgagaactaggggcacagtttaaaaataaggggtctcccatttaagacggagatgaggagattttttttctctcagagtgttgtgagtctgtggaactcccttcctcagagagccgtggaggcagggtcattgattatttttaaggctgagttagatagattcctaattaacaaggaagtcaaaggttataataggtCGTCGGGAAAGTaggtttgaggtcacaatcagatctgccatgatcttatcatatggcagagcaggctcgaggggccgaatggcatacTCCAGCtcctaattcgtatgttcgtatgttcatatcaATAATGTTGGAGGagcgtcaccaccattaatgttagagtactgtcaccaccagtaatgttagagtactgtcaccaccagtaatgttagagtagggtcaccaccagtaatgttagagtagggtcaacaccactAGTGTTACTgtcggttcaccaccagtaatgttggagtaaggacgccatcagtaatgttacagcAGGGTCGCCATCACCAATGTCACggtcgggtcaccaccaataatgttagagtaaggtcaccttcagtaatgttagagtagggtcaccaccagtaatgtaaagGTGGGGTCACaatcagtaatgtgagagtagtcTCATAACCAGTAATCTTATTgtgggatcaccaccagtaatgttagagtaagatcaccatcagtaatgttagagtagggtcaccacctgtaatgttagttGAGGGTCATCACCATTAACGTTAGAGTGGAGGGTCCATCAGTAATGTTATTGtagtgtcaccatcagtaatgttagggtggggtcaccatcagtaatgttacagtacgatcatcaccagtaatattagagccgagtcatcaccagtcaTCATCAGGGTACAAAACAAATTGCAATATGCAATGAATGATCGAAGACTTCACCGAATTATTGGATGCCTCAAGAACCGAACGTCGAGTCTGGAAGGGATGCTCACTTTAGGTATCACTGAGCATGCGCACAGGTCATTTTCTCTTGGATTCCTTTCTGCTCATTGTTTTTATTCGACGGAGTTTCACAGACTGATgtgtacaatttccccattgactTCCCAACGGACAGAAGGGAAAATCGtgccttgtttgttaagtgactgtaacaaatgccaattattgtgtaacctgattttctcaccggacaCCGATTCTTCCATAAAGGGGGAAtatttacggatctcagatacactccaatCGGAACTGTAAAGCCGGACAGAATTCACCCATTATTCTATAAAATGGAACTGCCAATAATTTTACAGATAAAAGATACCTACTACCCTATTCTCGCGGCCTTTGGTGTTCCCGGTAAGTCAATGAGTCCTGATGTTTAATAGCTGTTGACTGTCTCACTGTTAATGAAACAGATTCCGAGATTGTTCTCATTGTGGAGTCACTTATCGggataagttggtgaatatcagcaggAGTCTTACCGGTCCTCAAGGCCGGCGAGGCGCTGTTCTGGTCGATAGATTGTGGGCAACGAGCGATCAACTTTCTTCATCATACCGAGGGAGGGCGAGACTGATTCCCCGGCCCAATTAACAATACATCGATTATTAAAACGTGTTGCTTAGTGTCCATGGACACCATTTTATTTGTACCTTTGTTCCCGGTCCAGTTTAATTTGATAATTCCTCGGTCTGCAGCCACCTGCACCCAACAAGGGCCTTTGAAAGATAATTTCAGAAATAATTTCTTTCACGgagctgctctcctcccctcgGCTGCAAAAAAATCCTTCGCTGTTCCACCAGCTCCCACTCTGGTACCGAGCAGCTCCCCCGGGGCGAATATAAATAGAAAAAACTCAGTCTCGACCTGAATTGAATGCATTTGCCTCAGCggaatgttttatttgaattcatatttTTCCAGTAATTGCTATGAAATGATATTTAGTACTTGACGATGTCTGACTGAAGGATACTGGAAGGACGGCGGTTTTAGTCCCTCTATTGTTCAATGATTACTTCCTTTTAAACAAACTGTTGTCAATGTTcgcctatattaaaaaaaaataatctgtgCTCAAAGCTTACGCAGGGACACATCTAAATATTTCTCCACAATATGCTCtgagatttatctgagtgtcCCCGGTAATTTCCTCTTgttcctctttcttacagcgaacctggtgacaatcgtgattctctccagaggaaattgcggcctttccaaatgtatttctgtctacatggtggccatggcaacagcagatctactggtcatcatcttccatgtaatagtgtatcacattttcagttatcactttccatattcattcctgtcctacactgccgtttgtaagttcattcTTTACATGAATCCTGCTACGCtggatatgtcggtgtggttcacagtcgtgttcacatttgaccgatttgtagctatatgttgtcataagtttaaaacaaaatattgcactgtGAGAACTGCGACTGCGATTTTAACAACCGTCACTGCCCTGTTCTGTTTAAAGGACATCCCCTTTTGCTTTGCATATGaacctgaacgaataattaacaatgttcattGGGGTTGCCGCTCCAGAGTGGACTTTTTTTCAAAGCCTGCAGGCGTCGTCTACTCTTGGTTacaaagtattttaattccatggcttccttttgctttgatattactgtttaattgttcGACAGTCAGACGTATTGTCGTAGCCAGTAGAGCCCGGAGGGGAATCCGCGGTCACAGCACTgagaatcagagcgatccagagatggagaacagaaGGAAATCAATCGTTTTACTCTTCACGGTTTCGGgctgttttatactgttgtggctgacagctgcagTGAGCTTTTTAGCTACCAAATTGACAAACACCGTGCATTATCTAGGCGATTATGGAACCCCTGCGTTTATCAGCACTGAAACCGGATAtctgctcatgtatttgagttcctgcacaaacacgtgtatttatgcagctacccaaactaaattcagggaaGAACTGAAGAAGATGATGACATTTCCTTGGACGTTTATTCTGACATTGGTTAAATGAATGAAAAATCTAACCCAAGCTTCCTCTCCTAACTAAAGCTCaaatatagaattatagaatcttgcAATCCATCGTGACTGTGCCTGTTCTTGAAAGACCGatccaattaattccactccTATGTTCTTTCCCAACTTCTCttcatttttttacttttcaagtatttatccaaatgccttttgaaagttacgattgaatctccatccgccaccctttcaagcagtgcattccagatcagaacaactcgctgcttcaAAAAATCCTCATCTCCCAACTGCTTCTTTTGCAAATgttcttaaatcggtgtcctctggttatgaaTCCTTCTGCCATTGAATCCAGTTTctgccaataaactctttcaaacccatcatcattttgaacacctctcttaaATCCCGCCTCCACCTACTCTGTTCTAAgtagaacaatcacagcttctccagtatccccacataactgaagtccctcatccctggtagcattcaaataaatcgcctctgcaccctctcgaaggccgtgacatccttcctatagtgtggtgcccagaattggacagaataccccagctgaggcctaacgagaaatttataaaggtttagcagaacttccttgtttttgtaatctatgcctctttttataaagtcCAAGGTCCCGAGtgatttttttaacagcctcatcaacttgtcccgcaatcttcaaagatttgtgtacgtaaagCCCCAGTTATCTCTATTCCTGCACGccatttaaaattgtgccattcagtttatattgccacccctcattcttccttccaaaatacatcCCCTcagaattctctgcattaaattatttcggtcacgtgtctgcccatttcaccagtccatcAATGCCCTCTCGAAGATTGCCACTATCATTAGAATCACAGAAACGGAGAATCTtaaaggacaggaggaggccatacggcccatcgttcctgtgatttgggacgtcccgagttcATGAAAAGCaagacataaatgcaagtctttcgtatctttctttcttattcggtctccccttaaccttctctgctctaaggagaacaatcccagcttctccaatctctccatataggTGAAATCCTTCATCTCTGATATCATCCTGGGATACCTTCTCTGTACGCTCCCCAAGGCCTtgctatccttcctaaagtgtggtgcccagaattgtacaaaatactccagctgcgacctaaccagtgatttatgaaggcTTAGCATgaattccttgtttttgtattcaatgtccccatttacaaagtcaagtatcccatacgctttcgtaaccaccttatcaacttgccctgccatatTCATGAGATTTCTGAACATGCAACCTCAGGGCCCTCTGCTGTTGCAGGTCCCTCCCCTCAAAATTGTACAGTTTATATAATACCGCTTCTCCACGTTatgcctcccaaagtgcatcacttcaaactTATCCTCATTAAGGtgtacctgccatgtgtctgcccatttcacgagTCTTCCTTTGTCCTCCTGAGGTCTCCTACTATTCTGCTCACCATTAActccgttgccaagttttgtatcatccacaaacttcgagATTGTagtctctatacccaagtccaggttatttatatataacaaCAATGCAATGGCCCCAATACCGACCACTGGGGGACCCCGCTGCATacctctctccagtcagaaaaacatctgttcaccactgctctttgCCTTCTATCCCTTCGTCACTGTTTCAtagatttccgagtttcgtgtcatctgcaaactttgacattaTAACCTGCATGCCCAAGAccagctcattaatatatatcgaaaagaTCAATCGTCGTATGATTGAcccatgaaaaaaaaacaaccgttcatcaatgTTTGCTTTCTGTATCTTAGTCAAATTCGTATCCATGGTACAATTGCCCAAATAATCCCatagactttaattttgctaacaagtcaattTTGTGAGACTTCATTACaagcctttttgaaagtccatgtacacaacgtCAACCGTTCCACCCTTATCTCTATTATTTCATGGAAGAACTAAATCAAGCTTATCAGAcaagatttgccttcaacaattttatgttggctgtcatttattaacccattgcTGTCCATGTACAATTTAGAATTGGCTTATTTCGTTTATGAAGAAAACGGATTGTCCTTGTGAAAATGAACAggtatcagaaaacatttcttccattttGTGCCATGCTTTTGATGTCTGCTGCTTTCTGCGGGTGAACAGAATCATTTATTCCGGAAACAGCGGAATTTCCGCTTAAGATTCAAAGAGAACATTCATGATTGAGATTCAGCAGTGAAGGgggcgtcagcgttaactgtCTGAGGCGTGTCAGTTTAATCAATAGATAAAGTTTTCTGTAATGTAGAAATCAAAATGTGTTACAATCGTGGTCATTTGTAATTCGTCTGTAATTTTGTTGTGAATATTGCAGCCGCTGGTCTCCCCAACAGACTCCGCCagcctccccccattgtttcctggCCAAATTGAACCCGTCCCGGCCCTCCTGATAA from Heptranchias perlo isolate sHepPer1 unplaced genomic scaffold, sHepPer1.hap1 HAP1_SCAFFOLD_65, whole genome shotgun sequence includes:
- the LOC137318124 gene encoding probable G-protein coupled receptor 139, translated to MELPIILQIKDTYYPILAAFGVPANLVTIVILSRGNCGLSKCISVYMVAMATADLLVIIFHVIVYHIFSYHFPYSFLSYTAVCKFILYMNPATLDMSVWFTVVFTFDRFVAICCHKFKTKYCTVRTATAILTTVTALFCLKDIPFCFAYEPERIINNVHWGCRSRVDFFSKPAGVVYSWLQSILIPWLPFALILLFNCSTVRRIVVASRARRGIRGHSTENQSDPEMENRRKSIVLLFTVSGCFILLWLTAAVSFLATKLTNTVHYLGDYGTPAFISTETGYLLMYLSSCTNTCIYAATQTKFREELKKMMTFPWTFILTLVK